From Desulfuromonas soudanensis, the proteins below share one genomic window:
- a CDS encoding OmpA family protein, with the protein MHRGFSIIYLFILLTGSASGALATPTPYGETGLLTQPTAETLSAGNICVGIWANHAEFSDQGATIVPTAITLGLGTFLEAYGSYPNLLANGEESESGRGFANLGLKMKVWGGRSAPFKLAIDGQLRKSVSDNPALDGINSLSTRLIASFKSRRFGIHANGGYVTNENPPILAGGYNDQYVFGGGIELYPSERFRVIAEMESQSKLIDSMEGRQEAMLGVQYFVSPHLTFNLGAGIGLSDASPDYRGLVGFSTCQGIGTYQKPIPTIVPVDEEAVADEDKEPVKVIKVRTLTPLAIRTAPKPVEPVGQFEIPVESPAEEVVLPLEERLLVPGTNRLLAAPIVPIQPLMAVAPIDAVPEESAAIAADTPEGIVEPAQEPAPAVETLPVAEVVPGVVASESPAISSSVAAATSLVKIASAAIETAAVAAAPVVSAPVAVVAAPGAAVNTPNLAPAPVIAAPAAVVEPVVSPAPLVEETSAAPEPMAGAAAEPMAAVPPVAVDLPVPTADPVVETQSAPEIQIASSPLPATAPAAGIEPPPTELAAVPSPAPALSIPERTEVSGVPFEAISATAPAPGLGMPTAAEPPEVGPGPTVQATPAVTEQSIEAVVYRKFRLQEVTFGTNQWKVSQEGMAALAMVAEQLRKEKKEFLLRVDGHTDSLGSDNYNDKLSLQRSITIATNMVVHNGFDPARLFVKGFGESKPIAPNDSAEGKAKNRRVEILVLLPKKVPVQ; encoded by the coding sequence ATGCACCGGGGTTTTTCCATAATCTATCTTTTCATTCTTTTGACCGGCTCGGCTTCCGGTGCGCTGGCCACTCCCACTCCCTATGGGGAGACGGGCCTCCTGACCCAGCCAACAGCCGAGACCCTTTCGGCCGGCAATATCTGCGTGGGAATCTGGGCCAATCACGCCGAATTTAGCGATCAGGGCGCCACCATCGTTCCGACGGCCATAACCCTCGGTCTCGGAACCTTTCTTGAGGCCTACGGATCCTACCCCAATCTCCTCGCCAATGGCGAAGAGTCGGAGAGCGGGCGGGGTTTCGCCAACCTCGGACTCAAGATGAAGGTGTGGGGGGGACGATCCGCCCCCTTCAAGCTGGCCATCGACGGTCAGCTGCGCAAATCGGTATCGGACAATCCGGCCCTGGACGGCATCAACAGTCTCAGCACCCGCCTGATTGCCAGCTTCAAATCCCGAAGGTTCGGGATTCACGCCAACGGCGGATATGTGACCAACGAAAACCCTCCGATCCTGGCGGGCGGGTACAACGACCAGTACGTTTTCGGAGGGGGGATCGAACTTTATCCCAGCGAGAGGTTTCGCGTCATCGCCGAGATGGAATCGCAGAGCAAACTGATCGATTCCATGGAGGGCCGACAGGAAGCGATGCTGGGCGTGCAATACTTCGTTTCTCCGCACCTGACATTCAACCTCGGAGCGGGGATCGGGCTCAGCGACGCCAGTCCCGACTATCGGGGACTGGTCGGGTTCTCCACCTGCCAGGGAATCGGCACCTATCAGAAACCGATCCCGACTATTGTGCCGGTTGACGAAGAAGCGGTTGCAGATGAAGACAAGGAACCGGTCAAGGTGATCAAAGTCAGAACCCTGACCCCTCTGGCTATCCGGACGGCCCCGAAACCGGTCGAACCCGTCGGTCAATTTGAAATCCCTGTGGAATCCCCCGCCGAAGAGGTCGTACTTCCCCTCGAAGAGCGCCTTCTGGTCCCTGGGACCAACAGGCTCCTCGCCGCCCCGATCGTTCCGATTCAGCCGCTGATGGCCGTCGCTCCTATCGATGCCGTCCCCGAGGAGTCCGCCGCGATTGCCGCCGACACACCGGAGGGGATTGTCGAGCCGGCTCAAGAGCCGGCGCCTGCCGTGGAAACGCTTCCTGTTGCCGAGGTGGTGCCGGGTGTCGTTGCTTCCGAAAGCCCTGCGATAAGCTCATCTGTAGCTGCGGCCACTTCCCTGGTCAAAATCGCTTCTGCCGCTATCGAAACCGCTGCCGTTGCTGCCGCCCCGGTCGTCTCCGCACCAGTGGCCGTCGTTGCAGCCCCCGGCGCGGCGGTAAATACCCCAAACCTTGCTCCGGCTCCGGTCATCGCCGCACCGGCAGCCGTGGTCGAACCTGTTGTTTCGCCCGCTCCCCTTGTCGAAGAGACCTCTGCTGCCCCGGAGCCCATGGCCGGAGCGGCCGCGGAACCGATGGCAGCGGTCCCCCCAGTGGCTGTCGACTTACCCGTCCCGACAGCCGATCCTGTCGTTGAAACACAGTCAGCACCCGAAATTCAGATTGCCAGCTCACCTCTCCCTGCAACGGCGCCCGCTGCCGGAATCGAGCCCCCTCCCACCGAGCTCGCTGCCGTTCCTTCCCCTGCGCCGGCTCTTTCCATCCCGGAAAGGACAGAGGTCTCCGGAGTTCCCTTTGAGGCCATCTCCGCGACGGCGCCCGCCCCGGGGCTCGGAATGCCCACGGCGGCCGAACCGCCGGAAGTTGGGCCCGGCCCGACGGTTCAGGCCACCCCTGCCGTCACTGAACAGTCGATCGAAGCGGTCGTCTACCGCAAGTTCCGTCTGCAGGAAGTGACCTTCGGCACCAACCAGTGGAAGGTGTCCCAGGAAGGGATGGCCGCCCTGGCGATGGTTGCAGAACAGTTGCGCAAAGAGAAGAAGGAGTTTCTGCTGCGGGTGGACGGACACACCGACAGCCTCGGGTCCGACAACTACAATGATAAGCTCTCCCTGCAGCGCTCGATTACCATCGCAACCAACATGGTGGTCCATAATGGATTCGATCCGGCACGGCTCTTTGTCAAGGGTTTCGGCGAAAGCAAACCCATAGCACCCAACGATTCTGCGGAAGGCAAGGCCAAAAACCGCCGGGTAGAGATTCTGGTGCTTCTCCCCAAAAAAGTGCCTGTCCAATAG
- a CDS encoding lysophospholipid acyltransferase family protein, whose product MKTFLLRRIWANFAAYMIGFYASVVNRFKICGAENIPRSGGVLLTSNHISGYDTILLPWAVMRRYPLQMLWAPAKEELFNNLLLGWLFRSWGAFPVKRGRDVRAGKTINDLLKSEKVMLFPEGTRNKDGVLGKGNRGVGKLIYDTRPTVVPTALTGLNHWHFPGIGQKARVQFGAPLDFSDLYSLEDCKETHLLIVERVMAAIAALLEGDKESAGL is encoded by the coding sequence TTGAAAACATTTCTTCTCCGCAGGATCTGGGCCAACTTCGCCGCCTATATGATCGGCTTTTATGCGTCGGTGGTCAACCGCTTCAAAATTTGCGGCGCGGAGAATATTCCCCGCAGCGGCGGCGTTCTGCTGACATCCAACCACATCTCCGGTTACGACACCATCCTCCTCCCCTGGGCGGTGATGAGGCGCTACCCCCTGCAGATGCTCTGGGCGCCGGCCAAGGAGGAACTGTTCAACAACCTCCTTCTCGGCTGGCTGTTCCGCTCCTGGGGAGCCTTCCCCGTCAAAAGGGGGCGCGATGTCCGAGCCGGCAAAACCATTAACGATCTGCTGAAAAGTGAAAAAGTCATGCTTTTCCCCGAGGGGACCCGGAATAAGGATGGGGTGCTGGGAAAGGGAAATCGCGGCGTCGGCAAGCTCATCTACGACACCCGGCCGACAGTTGTTCCCACGGCCTTGACCGGACTCAACCACTGGCACTTTCCGGGGATCGGGCAAAAAGCCCGGGTGCAGTTCGGGGCACCTCTCGATTTTTCCGATCTCTATTCCCTGGAAGACTGCAAGGAAACGCATCTGCTGATCGTCGAACGGGTCATGGCTGCCATCGCCGCCCTTCTCGAAGGTGATAAGGAATCGGCTGGCCTCTGA
- a CDS encoding ExeA family protein, with protein sequence MYNEYFGLEEAPFSIAPDPRYLYMSDQHREALAHLLYGIRSAGGFVLLTGEVGTGKTTVCRYLLEQLPDQTDVAFIFNPRLSAQELLATVCDEFGIVYPRGETGSKILVDRLNAFLLEEHARGRRAVLIIDEAQNLSVDVLEQLRLLTNLETNRHKLLQIILLGQPELQALLATSQLRQLSQRIIARYHLKPLTPVDVAAYVSHRLSVAGLEHDLFSRRAIRMLYRLSRGVPRIINILCDRAFLGAYATGQRQITPQILRRAAREVSGVGSPQRKRLAWSLLILLFFLVGGGALAAGRVESWWAAKRAQVGDSSVPLISSSDWLPVGSADKQQAYRDLFFIWGRDVSMAGDAPCLSAKALGLECFNKKGSLRDLRHLNRPAVLTLVDRSGTPCFVTLESLEGNRAQLLVGGKRMAVPTPDLESRWTGDYSLLWRSPPESDGGVRFGDKGAGVSHVEQRLASVQGWNPRPGTELLFDETLAIKVRQFQLTRGLVPDGIVGAQTLIHLNTAAGDDVPLLFPPKEGF encoded by the coding sequence ATGTACAACGAATATTTCGGCCTGGAAGAGGCGCCTTTTTCCATCGCCCCTGACCCCCGGTACCTCTATATGAGTGACCAGCATCGGGAGGCTCTGGCCCACCTCCTCTATGGCATACGCTCCGCCGGCGGATTCGTCCTTTTGACCGGCGAGGTCGGGACCGGCAAGACCACTGTCTGCCGGTATCTTTTGGAGCAGCTCCCCGACCAGACCGACGTCGCCTTCATCTTCAACCCCAGGCTTTCGGCGCAGGAACTCCTGGCCACCGTCTGCGACGAGTTCGGGATCGTTTATCCCCGGGGGGAGACCGGCAGCAAAATCCTCGTCGACCGGCTCAACGCTTTTTTGCTGGAGGAGCATGCCCGGGGACGGAGAGCCGTTCTCATCATCGACGAAGCCCAGAACCTGAGCGTCGATGTTCTCGAACAACTGCGTCTTCTGACCAATCTGGAGACGAATCGCCACAAGCTCCTGCAGATTATCCTCCTGGGCCAGCCCGAGTTGCAGGCGTTGCTGGCAACATCGCAACTGCGCCAACTCTCCCAGCGCATCATCGCCCGCTACCACCTGAAGCCTCTGACCCCGGTTGATGTCGCCGCCTATGTCAGCCACCGCTTGTCCGTCGCCGGCCTGGAGCATGACCTTTTCTCCCGAAGGGCGATTCGGATGCTCTACCGACTGAGCCGTGGGGTCCCCCGGATTATCAACATTCTCTGCGATCGGGCCTTTCTTGGCGCCTACGCAACAGGTCAGCGCCAGATAACACCCCAGATTCTCCGCCGTGCCGCCCGGGAGGTCTCCGGCGTCGGGAGTCCGCAGCGCAAACGCCTCGCCTGGTCTCTTCTGATCCTTCTCTTTTTTCTTGTCGGAGGGGGCGCCCTGGCTGCCGGCCGCGTCGAATCCTGGTGGGCGGCCAAGCGAGCCCAGGTGGGCGATTCTTCCGTCCCCCTGATTTCCTCGTCGGATTGGCTGCCGGTTGGGTCTGCCGACAAACAACAGGCCTACCGCGACCTCTTTTTTATCTGGGGCAGGGATGTCTCCATGGCGGGGGATGCCCCCTGTCTCTCTGCAAAGGCTTTGGGTCTGGAGTGTTTCAATAAAAAGGGGAGCCTTCGGGACCTTCGTCACTTGAACCGCCCCGCGGTATTAACCCTTGTTGACAGAAGCGGCACCCCCTGCTTCGTCACCCTTGAGTCTCTTGAGGGGAATAGGGCACAGCTTCTGGTGGGTGGAAAGCGAATGGCTGTCCCTACTCCGGATCTCGAATCAAGGTGGACCGGCGACTATTCGCTGCTCTGGCGTTCTCCTCCCGAGAGTGACGGGGGGGTGCGTTTTGGTGACAAGGGAGCCGGCGTCTCCCATGTTGAACAACGGCTCGCTTCTGTCCAGGGGTGGAACCCGCGTCCCGGGACAGAACTTCTTTTCGACGAGACTCTTGCGATCAAGGTCCGCCAATTTCAACTTACCCGCGGCCTGGTGCCGGATGGCATTGTCGGAGCACAGACCCTGATCCATCTCAATACGGCCGCAGGAGACGATGTGCCGCTGTTGTTCCCTCCGAAGGAAGGTTTCTAG
- a CDS encoding methylated-DNA--[protein]-cysteine S-methyltransferase, whose amino-acid sequence MLKRPQKGGSFDLWSSPIGWIGAVARDGLLVALFIHPDSHEIRERISRYFPGALPGEDRILGEVRHQLDEYFHHQRRVFDLPLDFTGIPTFTALVLRNLSLVPHGETITYGDLAKEIGRPLAARAVGGALAANPFPIVLPCHRVVGAKGRLTGYSGGEGVVTKKWLLEFEGKRS is encoded by the coding sequence ATGCTGAAAAGACCTCAAAAGGGAGGAAGTTTTGACCTCTGGTCCTCTCCGATCGGCTGGATCGGCGCGGTGGCCAGGGACGGTTTGCTTGTCGCTCTTTTTATCCATCCCGATTCCCATGAAATCAGAGAGCGTATTTCCCGCTATTTCCCCGGGGCCCTCCCCGGTGAGGACCGGATTCTCGGCGAGGTTCGGCACCAACTTGACGAATATTTTCACCACCAGCGAAGGGTCTTTGATCTCCCTCTCGATTTTACGGGGATCCCAACCTTTACTGCCCTGGTGTTGCGCAACCTTTCCCTGGTTCCCCATGGCGAAACCATCACCTATGGCGACCTGGCAAAAGAAATCGGCCGGCCGCTGGCCGCTCGGGCCGTGGGCGGGGCCCTGGCGGCCAATCCTTTTCCGATTGTCCTGCCGTGCCATAGGGTTGTTGGAGCGAAGGGGCGGTTGACGGGGTACTCGGGAGGGGAGGGGGTTGTGACCAAAAAGTGGCTGCTGGAGTTCGAAGGAAAACGGAGTTGA
- the bioA gene encoding adenosylmethionine--8-amino-7-oxononanoate transaminase: protein MEISEILRLDRAHVWHPCSQQKDHESLPPIPIERGEGVYLIDASGKRYIDGVSSWWVNLFGHSHPRLNRALAAQSEKIAHHIFAGFTHEPAVELSRRLCELAPGKLNKVFFTDNGSSAVEAAMKMSFQYWQQVGKPKKTKFLSLTEAYHGETVGALSVGGCDQYRSIYRPMLLEGFQAQGPDCFRCPYGLHRTTCQAQCFEHLEAILTEEAQNIAAVIIEPLIQGAAGMRIYPPLYLKKLRALCDRNQVHYIADEIAVGFGRTGRMFANEHAGVAPDLMCLSKGITGGYMPLAVVLATDEIYDAFYDDYQSQKAFLHSHSYSGNPLACAVAVEVLKIFEDEKILQTLPEKMTLFDDYAPRFEAHPHVGEFRRCGMVAAVEMVRQKADKTPYPWQERRGYQAYQKALGKGAVLRPLGNVLYFMPPLTTPFEVLEELLDIAFSVIDEVTAP, encoded by the coding sequence ATGGAAATTTCCGAAATTCTACGACTTGACCGGGCGCACGTCTGGCACCCCTGCTCCCAGCAGAAGGATCACGAATCGCTCCCGCCGATCCCCATCGAACGGGGCGAAGGGGTCTATCTGATCGATGCCTCGGGGAAACGCTACATCGACGGTGTTTCGTCATGGTGGGTCAACCTCTTCGGCCACAGTCATCCTCGACTCAACCGGGCCCTCGCCGCTCAGTCGGAGAAGATCGCCCATCACATCTTCGCCGGTTTTACCCACGAACCGGCCGTCGAGCTGTCCCGACGCCTTTGCGAGCTGGCACCGGGAAAACTGAACAAGGTCTTCTTCACCGACAACGGTTCTTCGGCCGTCGAAGCGGCGATGAAGATGAGCTTCCAGTACTGGCAGCAGGTCGGCAAACCCAAAAAAACCAAATTTCTCTCCCTGACCGAAGCCTACCATGGCGAAACGGTCGGAGCCCTGTCCGTGGGCGGGTGCGACCAATACCGCTCCATTTATCGCCCCATGCTTCTCGAGGGATTCCAGGCCCAGGGACCGGACTGTTTCCGCTGCCCTTACGGACTCCACCGCACCACCTGCCAGGCCCAGTGTTTCGAACATCTCGAGGCCATACTGACTGAAGAGGCGCAGAATATTGCCGCCGTCATCATCGAACCCCTGATCCAGGGAGCCGCGGGGATGCGGATCTACCCCCCACTGTATCTGAAGAAGTTGCGGGCCCTGTGCGACCGAAACCAGGTCCATTACATCGCCGACGAAATTGCCGTCGGCTTCGGGAGGACCGGGCGGATGTTTGCCAACGAACACGCCGGCGTCGCACCCGACCTCATGTGCCTGAGCAAGGGGATCACCGGGGGCTACATGCCGCTGGCCGTCGTTCTGGCAACCGACGAGATCTACGACGCCTTTTACGACGACTACCAGAGCCAGAAAGCGTTTCTCCACTCCCACTCCTATTCGGGGAACCCCCTGGCCTGCGCCGTCGCCGTTGAGGTGTTGAAGATTTTCGAGGACGAAAAAATCCTTCAAACCCTTCCGGAAAAAATGACACTTTTTGACGATTACGCACCCCGTTTCGAGGCCCACCCCCACGTCGGAGAATTCCGGCGCTGCGGCATGGTGGCTGCCGTGGAGATGGTCCGCCAAAAGGCCGACAAAACACCCTATCCATGGCAAGAACGCCGGGGATATCAGGCCTACCAGAAGGCTCTGGGCAAGGGTGCAGTGCTGCGCCCCCTTGGAAATGTCCTCTATTTCATGCCCCCCCTGACCACCCCTTTCGAGGTGCTCGAAGAGCTTCTTGATATTGCTTTTTCGGTCATCGACGAAGTGACCGCCCCCTGA
- the bioD gene encoding dethiobiotin synthase, whose product MPAAEPKHPRGVFVTGTDTGVGKTQVSAALSRYLQGRGVDVGVMKPVESGVADPGELGEDARLLQWAARSDDPRDLISPYRLRQPLAPSLAARNEKVHIDFAHLKQTAALLSDKHDFLIIEGAGGLMTPLSGGLLVADLARDLGFPLLVISRPGLGTINHTLLTIFAARAMEIPLAGFIINGMPQTPGEAEAAAPHTLASLASADLLGVLGHIPGDDHARVEALATEIGALPTLPWLLMNLGLGELLA is encoded by the coding sequence ATGCCTGCTGCTGAGCCGAAACATCCCCGGGGCGTCTTTGTCACCGGAACAGACACGGGGGTCGGCAAAACCCAGGTGTCGGCAGCCCTGAGCCGCTACCTCCAGGGACGGGGAGTCGATGTCGGGGTCATGAAACCGGTGGAAAGCGGAGTCGCAGACCCCGGGGAACTCGGCGAAGATGCCCGGCTGCTGCAGTGGGCCGCCCGAAGTGATGATCCCCGGGACCTCATCTCTCCCTATCGATTGCGGCAACCGCTGGCACCGTCCCTGGCCGCCCGCAACGAAAAGGTCCACATCGATTTCGCCCATCTGAAGCAGACCGCGGCACTCCTTTCCGACAAGCACGATTTCCTGATTATCGAAGGCGCCGGCGGATTGATGACCCCGTTAAGCGGAGGGCTTCTGGTCGCCGACCTGGCCAGAGACCTCGGATTCCCCCTGCTGGTGATCAGTCGACCGGGCCTCGGAACCATCAATCACACACTTCTGACCATTTTTGCCGCCCGCGCCATGGAAATTCCCCTGGCGGGATTTATCATCAACGGCATGCCGCAAACACCCGGCGAGGCCGAAGCGGCGGCCCCCCACACCCTGGCCTCCCTCGCTTCGGCGGACCTGCTGGGGGTCCTGGGGCATATTCCCGGAGATGACCATGCCCGGGTTGAGGCGCTTGCCACAGAGATCGGCGCCCTCCCCACCCTCCCCTGGCTGCTGATGAACCTCGGGCTCGGCGAGCTGCTGGCCTGA
- the rpsT gene encoding 30S ribosomal protein S20, with amino-acid sequence MANHKSAIKRNKQNAVRAARNTHIRSTMRTYVKQVREAVATGDAAAAQTALGKVIPYIDKAATKGVIHKATASRKIGRLSKLVNALQ; translated from the coding sequence TTGGCCAATCACAAATCCGCAATCAAACGAAACAAGCAGAACGCCGTTCGGGCGGCCCGCAATACCCATATCCGCTCGACCATGAGAACCTATGTCAAACAGGTGCGTGAAGCAGTGGCAACCGGCGATGCCGCCGCCGCCCAGACCGCTCTCGGCAAGGTTATTCCCTACATCGACAAGGCGGCCACCAAGGGGGTCATTCACAAGGCCACGGCCAGCCGCAAAATCGGCCGCCTGAGCAAACTGGTGAACGCTCTCCAGTAA
- the murJ gene encoding murein biosynthesis integral membrane protein MurJ, giving the protein MSENVKISKATGIMGLATGLSRVAGLARDIVVASLFGAGFATDAFFMAFTIPNLLRRFFAEGSLTASFVPTYSEVYHLQGEEEADRIANICWTLLLLTMAAVTLLGIVGSPLLVGGIASGFGAVEGKLALTNTLNMVMFPYIALVSMLSLLTGILNVRGHFFLPSLSPLFLNLSMILCGWFLSSRLGIPILSLAIGVLIGGVLQLLIQYPVLRRMGIRLRLDFNFRDAAVMKIARLMLPGIAGVAIYQINVVVTRLLASYLPEGSVSYLYYGQRLFEFPQGIFIVSLAQAVLPSMSRQASRDDMEGLRSSLRFALSLILLVTLPAMIGLVLCATPIFSLFFMGGAFGVEEVEKTAMALAAYAPGLLFVGISRVVVPTFYALKNTRTPVWIAFWTLLVNALLGILLMGPFAHLGLAMALTLSSVFNSIALVWALRSKIGPLGLTALLSSLVKLVPAAVLMALFVQGTLGLIEWDLEGHKILKGMVLGGAVLGGGGIYALICWLLRVPEATDAAALVRKKLFRRRE; this is encoded by the coding sequence ATGTCTGAAAACGTAAAAATTTCCAAGGCGACTGGCATCATGGGACTGGCCACCGGACTGAGCCGGGTCGCCGGTCTGGCGCGAGACATCGTCGTCGCCAGTCTCTTTGGCGCCGGGTTTGCCACCGATGCCTTCTTCATGGCCTTCACCATCCCCAATTTATTGCGTCGCTTCTTCGCCGAAGGATCCCTGACGGCCTCCTTCGTGCCGACCTATTCCGAGGTTTATCATCTGCAGGGGGAAGAGGAAGCGGACAGGATCGCCAATATCTGCTGGACTCTTCTGCTGCTGACCATGGCGGCCGTCACCCTCCTCGGGATCGTCGGTTCTCCGCTGCTGGTCGGGGGGATCGCGTCCGGCTTCGGAGCCGTCGAAGGAAAGCTCGCTCTGACCAACACCCTCAACATGGTCATGTTCCCCTATATCGCCCTCGTCAGTATGCTGTCTCTATTGACCGGGATTCTCAATGTCCGCGGGCATTTTTTCCTGCCGTCCCTCTCGCCGCTCTTTCTGAACCTCTCCATGATTCTCTGCGGCTGGTTTCTCTCTTCCCGCCTGGGGATTCCCATCCTGTCCCTGGCCATCGGCGTTCTGATCGGTGGGGTGCTCCAACTCCTGATTCAATATCCCGTTCTTCGCCGCATGGGGATCCGGCTGCGCCTCGACTTCAATTTCAGGGACGCGGCGGTGATGAAAATCGCCCGGCTCATGCTCCCCGGAATCGCCGGAGTGGCTATTTATCAAATCAATGTCGTCGTCACCCGTTTGCTGGCCTCCTATCTTCCTGAAGGGAGCGTCTCCTACCTTTATTACGGGCAGCGTCTCTTCGAATTTCCCCAGGGGATCTTCATCGTCTCCCTGGCGCAGGCCGTTCTTCCGTCCATGAGCCGTCAGGCCTCACGGGATGACATGGAGGGGCTCAGGAGCTCCCTGCGTTTTGCTCTCTCCCTGATCCTTCTCGTCACCTTGCCGGCGATGATCGGTTTGGTTTTGTGCGCCACCCCGATCTTTAGCCTCTTCTTCATGGGGGGGGCTTTCGGTGTTGAAGAAGTGGAAAAAACGGCGATGGCACTGGCGGCCTATGCACCGGGACTGTTGTTCGTCGGGATCAGCCGGGTCGTGGTTCCGACCTTTTATGCCTTGAAGAACACCCGCACCCCCGTCTGGATCGCTTTCTGGACCCTTCTGGTCAATGCCCTTCTCGGTATTCTTCTCATGGGTCCCTTCGCCCATCTGGGATTGGCCATGGCCCTGACCCTTTCTTCGGTGTTCAACAGCATTGCCCTGGTCTGGGCACTCCGCTCCAAAATCGGCCCACTGGGACTGACGGCGCTCCTTTCCTCCCTCGTCAAGCTCGTTCCTGCTGCTGTCCTGATGGCCCTCTTTGTTCAGGGGACCCTAGGTCTTATTGAATGGGACCTGGAAGGGCACAAAATTCTCAAGGGGATGGTGCTGGGGGGGGCTGTTCTGGGAGGAGGCGGAATTTACGCTCTGATCTGCTGGCTGCTGCGGGTTCCCGAAGCAACGGACGCTGCCGCGCTGGTGCGGAAAAAATTATTTCGCAGGAGGGAATAA
- a CDS encoding VanZ family protein: MAGRKKETTIQVTGGNGKALSVYILATVLWMVAIAWLSLVPAPPDLGGVFGWDKLQHAVAYAVLTFLTGRVFSAISPRPLRAWGGALLFAITLGFGLEVAQELFTIGRRGDPADILANSLGALAGCVSGHFTLRRRRGDAGDRLDSEV, encoded by the coding sequence GTGGCAGGTCGAAAAAAGGAAACGACGATTCAAGTGACCGGGGGCAACGGCAAAGCTCTTTCGGTCTATATTCTGGCCACCGTTCTGTGGATGGTGGCCATAGCCTGGCTGTCACTGGTCCCGGCTCCCCCTGATCTCGGCGGAGTTTTCGGCTGGGACAAACTTCAACATGCCGTGGCCTATGCGGTGCTGACCTTTTTAACCGGCAGGGTTTTCTCTGCAATATCTCCCCGTCCCCTCCGTGCCTGGGGCGGGGCCCTGCTCTTTGCGATTACCCTGGGATTCGGCCTGGAAGTCGCCCAGGAACTCTTCACGATCGGACGCCGGGGAGACCCCGCCGATATTCTGGCTAACAGCCTCGGAGCCCTTGCCGGCTGCGTGAGCGGCCATTTCACGTTGCGACGGCGCCGTGGGGATGCCGGGGATCGATTAGACAGCGAGGTTTAA
- a CDS encoding general secretion pathway protein GspB, whose amino-acid sequence MSYILEALKKAEQKRARGELPDLQSVTGAPSTAAPKPGKMVWKKLLVLALLGNILVFLIYGGFLRIEQSRPVIADAPGSGRVETRGESGEGEGRADKAVPSTVKDQGSPSASPRNPEKGEAGVEERTSPKEQELPRVVKEKPPVIAPASGQVNLYPKLPSEVQAGIPKMTMTLHFYVSDAAARMVRINGRNLREGDGLNEGVKIAEITPQGVIFESAGYRFEVPGLRVARR is encoded by the coding sequence ATGTCCTATATTCTTGAGGCCCTTAAAAAAGCCGAACAGAAAAGAGCCCGGGGAGAACTCCCCGACCTTCAGTCGGTGACCGGGGCACCGAGCACCGCCGCACCAAAGCCCGGCAAAATGGTATGGAAAAAACTCCTGGTCCTGGCGTTGCTGGGGAACATTCTTGTTTTTTTAATATACGGGGGTTTTCTACGCATCGAACAATCCCGCCCGGTCATTGCAGATGCTCCCGGGTCTGGAAGGGTTGAGACCAGGGGGGAGAGCGGGGAAGGGGAGGGCAGGGCGGACAAGGCTGTGCCGTCCACCGTGAAGGACCAGGGGTCCCCTTCAGCCAGCCCCCGAAACCCCGAGAAGGGGGAGGCCGGCGTTGAGGAACGAACGTCACCGAAGGAGCAGGAGCTCCCGAGGGTTGTGAAGGAGAAGCCGCCCGTGATCGCGCCCGCCTCCGGTCAGGTCAATCTTTACCCAAAACTGCCGTCAGAGGTTCAAGCGGGTATCCCGAAGATGACCATGACGCTGCATTTCTATGTTTCCGATGCAGCCGCCCGCATGGTCAGGATTAACGGGCGAAATTTGAGGGAGGGGGATGGGCTGAACGAAGGAGTAAAAATTGCTGAAATCACACCCCAGGGGGTCATCTTCGAATCGGCCGGATATCGTTTCGAGGTTCCTGGCCTGAGGGTGGCCCGCCGCTGA